A single window of Drosophila suzukii chromosome 3, CBGP_Dsuzu_IsoJpt1.0, whole genome shotgun sequence DNA harbors:
- the LOC108018298 gene encoding zinc finger protein 501 isoform X2, which yields MHLNHATAATAAMANYQHYQLPASHGGGGGGGGGGGGANGGSGPGPNSGQQQATTLASLQQSPFALHQLTAVQAIQHPTHQAMLHPQHPLVHLLDISTTTANSGGGGGGNHTPISPMKQEVQSVISEEEVVVDDPRKKKQCHVCKNKFRQLTTLRNHMKIHTDERPYKCKHCDKAFRQISTLTNHVKIHTGEKPFTCNICAKDFRQQSTLINHIKTHKAAESSTPTSLLNYQPQTGSGKHRKSQMHQAYQQQHQRVQISKTLYSGSYSSPAAEELVKPFQCSVCKRRFPQLSTLHNHERTHIDPKPYKCETCDKSFSQLATLANHKKIHTGDKPYTCSYCHMQFRQQSTLTNHLKTHTHQIAPGGGGGAGGGGGAVTATAFI from the exons ATGCATCTGAACCATGCGACCGCCGCGACGGCAGCCATGGCCAACTATCAGCACTACCAGCTGCCAGCCTCGCATGGTGGTggcggcggcggaggaggTGGCGGTGGTGGAGCCAATGGTGGATCTGGGCCCGGACCCAATTCCGGGCAGCAGCAGGCCACCACCTTGGCCAGCCTGCAGCAGAGCCCCTTTGCCCTGCATCAGCTGACCGCCGTGCAGGCCATCCAGCATCCCACCCACCAAGCTATGCTCCATCCACAGCACCCGCTGGTCCACCTGCTGGACATCTCCACCACCACGGCGAATAGTGGCGGCGGCGGTGGAGGCAATCACACGCCCATTTCGCCCATGAAACAGGAGGTGCAGAGCGTCATCAGCGAggaggaggtggtggtggACGATCCGCGCAAGAAGAAACAATGCCACGTGTGCAAGAACAAGTTCCGGCAGCTGACCACGTTACGCAACCACATGAAGATCCACACGGACGAGCGGCCCTACAAGTGCAAGCACTGCGACAAGGCCTTTCGCCAGATCTCGACGCTGACCAACCACGTGAAGATCCACACCGGCGAGAAGCCGTTCACCTGCAACATTTGCGCCAAGGACTTTCGCCAGCAGAGCACCTTGATCAATCACATCAAGACGCACAAGG CGGCGGAGTCCAGCACGCCGACGTCGCTGCTGAATTATCAGCCGCAGACGGGCAGCGGCAAGCACAGGAAGTCGCAGATGCACCAGGCCtaccagcagcagcatcagcgcGTCCAAATCTCAAAGACCTTGTACTCCGGCAGCTACAGCTCGCCGGCGGCCGAGGAGCTGGTGAAGCCGTTCCAGTGCAGCGTCTGCAAGCGCCGCTTCCCGCAGCTGAGCACGCTGCATAACCACGAGCGGACCCACATCGATCCCAAGCCGTACAAGTGCGAGACGTGCGACAAGTCCTTCAGTCAGCTAGCGACGCTGGCCAACCACAAGAAGATCCACACGGGCGACAAGCCGTACACGTGTTCCTACTGCCACATGCAGTTCCGCCAGCAGAGCACCCTCACCAACCACCTGAAGACGCACACGCACCAGATCGCTCCCGGGGGCGGGGGTGGAGCAGGAGGCGGCGGAGGAGCCGTCACAGCCACAG cttttatttaa
- the LOC108018298 gene encoding gastrula zinc finger protein XlCGF26.1 isoform X1, whose translation MHLNHATAATAAMANYQHYQLPASHGGGGGGGGGGGGANGGSGPGPNSGQQQATTLASLQQSPFALHQLTAVQAIQHPTHQAMLHPQHPLVHLLDISTTTANSGGGGGGNHTPISPMKQEVQSVISEEEVVVDDPRKKKQCHVCKNKFRQLTTLRNHMKIHTDERPYKCKHCDKAFRQISTLTNHVKIHTGEKPFTCNICAKDFRQQSTLINHIKTHKAAESSTPTSLLNYQPQTGSGKHRKSQMHQAYQQQHQRVQISKTLYSGSYSSPAAEELVKPFQCSVCKRRFPQLSTLHNHERTHIDPKPYKCETCDKSFSQLATLANHKKIHTGDKPYTCSYCHMQFRQQSTLTNHLKTHTHQIAPGGGGGAGGGGGAVTATVDHSMPAPLAPGTQQLTSGLLPNNLHGSTPNIIQLDHHPLLHFLDGSTTVSSVVATAAANTKVEHFQAGGSPPGRMTVVGNINMLKGDNPDRPFGCSVCQRFFSQQSTLVNHIKTHTGEKPYKCKICEVNFRQVATLNNHMKIHTGEKPYNCSYCPKQFRQKSTLQNHLRVHTC comes from the exons ATGCATCTGAACCATGCGACCGCCGCGACGGCAGCCATGGCCAACTATCAGCACTACCAGCTGCCAGCCTCGCATGGTGGTggcggcggcggaggaggTGGCGGTGGTGGAGCCAATGGTGGATCTGGGCCCGGACCCAATTCCGGGCAGCAGCAGGCCACCACCTTGGCCAGCCTGCAGCAGAGCCCCTTTGCCCTGCATCAGCTGACCGCCGTGCAGGCCATCCAGCATCCCACCCACCAAGCTATGCTCCATCCACAGCACCCGCTGGTCCACCTGCTGGACATCTCCACCACCACGGCGAATAGTGGCGGCGGCGGTGGAGGCAATCACACGCCCATTTCGCCCATGAAACAGGAGGTGCAGAGCGTCATCAGCGAggaggaggtggtggtggACGATCCGCGCAAGAAGAAACAATGCCACGTGTGCAAGAACAAGTTCCGGCAGCTGACCACGTTACGCAACCACATGAAGATCCACACGGACGAGCGGCCCTACAAGTGCAAGCACTGCGACAAGGCCTTTCGCCAGATCTCGACGCTGACCAACCACGTGAAGATCCACACCGGCGAGAAGCCGTTCACCTGCAACATTTGCGCCAAGGACTTTCGCCAGCAGAGCACCTTGATCAATCACATCAAGACGCACAAGG CGGCGGAGTCCAGCACGCCGACGTCGCTGCTGAATTATCAGCCGCAGACGGGCAGCGGCAAGCACAGGAAGTCGCAGATGCACCAGGCCtaccagcagcagcatcagcgcGTCCAAATCTCAAAGACCTTGTACTCCGGCAGCTACAGCTCGCCGGCGGCCGAGGAGCTGGTGAAGCCGTTCCAGTGCAGCGTCTGCAAGCGCCGCTTCCCGCAGCTGAGCACGCTGCATAACCACGAGCGGACCCACATCGATCCCAAGCCGTACAAGTGCGAGACGTGCGACAAGTCCTTCAGTCAGCTAGCGACGCTGGCCAACCACAAGAAGATCCACACGGGCGACAAGCCGTACACGTGTTCCTACTGCCACATGCAGTTCCGCCAGCAGAGCACCCTCACCAACCACCTGAAGACGCACACGCACCAGATCGCTCCCGGGGGCGGGGGTGGAGCAGGAGGCGGCGGAGGAGCCGTCACAGCCACAG TGGATCACTCAATGCCCGCACCCCTGGCGCCCGGGACGCAGCAGCTGACGAGTGGGCTGCTGCCAAACAACCTGCACGGCAGCACGCCGAACATCATCCAACTGGACCACCATCCGCTCCTGCATTTCCTCGATGGCAGTACCACGGTCAGCTCGGTGGTGGCCACGGCGGCGGCCAACACTAAGGTGGAGCATTTCCAGGCGGGTGGGTCACCGCCGGGCCGCATGACCGTGGTGGGCAACATCAACATGCTGAAGGGCGATAATCCGGACCGGCCGTTTGGCTGCAGCGTGTGCCAGCGGTTCTTCTCGCAGCAGAGCACCTTGGTCAATCACATCAAGACGCACACCGGCGAGAAGCCGTACAAGTGCAAGATCTGCGAGGTGAACTTCCGGCAGGTGGCCACGCTCAACAACCACATGAAGATCCACACCGGCGAAAAGCCCTACAACTGTTCCTACTGCCCCAAACAGTTCCGGCAAAAGAGCACGCTGCAGAACCACCTGAGGGTGCACACCTGCTAG
- the Sirt2 gene encoding NAD-dependent protein deacetylase Sirt2 yields MSDSEKKVEKPTTTASNSSSSDEEEDKDPTMDVIRRFFANTLNLGGSTDAKADLKVEKVIPDLSFEGFSEHWREHGFRKIVTMVGAGISTSAGIPDFRSPGSGLYSNLKKYKLPHPTAIFDLDYFEKNPAPFFALAKELYPGSFIPTPAHYFVRLLHDKGLLQRHYTQNIDTLDRLTGLPEEKIIEAHGSFHTNHCIKCRKEYDMAWMKAEIFADRLPRCKHCKGVVKPDIVFFGENLPEKFYTSPDEDFQDCDLLIIMGTSLEVQPFASLVQRPGPRCLRLLINRDAVGQASFVPWMDPHERSLLFDRPNNTRDVAYLSDCDAGVLALAKALGWEDELQQLITSEKEKLNAGQESDQQDKEKPHSDPVDKASGSEAKKDASL; encoded by the exons ATGAGCGACAGCGAGAAAAAGGTGGAGAAACCGACGACGACGGCTTCCAATTCCTCATCCAGTGACGAAGAGGAGGACAAAG ACCCCACAATGGATGTGATTCGTCGCTTCTTTGCAAACACTCTGAATCTGGGTGGCTCCACGGACGCAAAGGCAGACCTCAAAGTGGAGAAG GTAATACCAGACTTGTCGTTCGAGGGTTTTTCCGAGCATTGGCGAGAGCATGGCTTCAGGAAGATTGTGACCATGGTGGGAGCCGGCATATCCACAT CTGCTGGCATCCCGGACTTTCGGTCGCCGGGTTCCGGGCTATATAGCAACCTGAAGAAGTACAAGCTCCCCCACCCAACGGCCATTTTCGATCTGGATTACTTTGAGAAGAACCCGGCTCCGTTCTTTGCCCTCGCGAAGGAGCTGTACCCGGGCTCCTTTATTCCCACGCCGGCCCACTACTTTGTCCGTTTACTGCATGACAAGGGTCTGCTGCAGCGACACTACACCCAGAACATAGACACATTAGACCGTCTAACGGGTCTGCCCGAAGAGAAGATCATCGAGGCACACGGCAGCTTCCACACCAACCATTGCATAAAGTGCCGCAAGGAGTACGACATGGCCTGGATGAAGGCGGAGATTTTTGCCGATCGTCTGCCCAGGTGCAAGCATTGCAAGGGCGTTGTCAAGCCGGACATTGTCTTCTTTGGCGAGAACTTGCCGGAGAAGTTTTACACTAGTCCCGATGAGGATTTCCAGGACTGCGATCTTCTGATTATTATGGGCACCTCGCTGGAGGTGCAACCGTTTGCTTCTCTAGTCCAAAGACCAGGACCCCGTTGCCTGCGCCTGCTGATCAATCGCGATGCAGTGGGTCAGGCCAGCTTCGTGCCCTGGATGGATCCCCATGAGAGGTCGCTGCTCTTTGACAGGCCCAACAACACGAGGGATGTGGCCTACTTGAGCGACTGCGATGCAGGTGTCCTGGCTTTGGCCAAAGCTCTGGGCTGGGAGGATGAGCTGCAGCAGCTCATTACCAGTGAAAAGGAAAAGCTGAACGCCGGCCAGGAAAGCGATCAGCAGGACAAAGAAAAACCGCATTCGGACCCAGTTGATAAGGCTTCTGGCAGTGAGGCCAAAAAGGACGCTTCGCTTTAG